The following coding sequences lie in one Pontibacter sp. G13 genomic window:
- the eboC gene encoding UbiA-like protein EboC (EboC, a homolog the polyprenyltransferase UbiA, belongs to system of proteins involved in the trafficking of precursor metabolites to an extracytoplasmic compartment so that the biosynthesis of certain natural products, such as scytonemin, can be completed.), whose product MPESPSETGKTILGYLRLLRPPNILTAWADILAGTAIAGAWAVHDGWPILEVGSIGQICWLVLATTGLYGGGVVLNDYFDADLDAEERPERPIPSGAVSKRGAGIWGATWMLTGIFAAFQAGMISGWIASIIALLVVLYDSWGKHQPILGPINMGMCRGFNLLLGVSLVTAALIPKLWMGLIPIVYIGAITLISRGEVHGGNRRHLNLALGLYALVVLAIFGIGIQSVAQPWAFVPFTLLFAYWVFPPVWKARQTPNAGNVMKAVKAGVIALIMLNAAIAACFAGWIFALGILLLLPLSMGLARLFAVT is encoded by the coding sequence ATGCCCGAATCTCCATCTGAAACAGGAAAAACCATCCTGGGGTACCTACGACTTTTGCGTCCGCCCAATATCCTCACAGCTTGGGCGGACATTTTAGCGGGGACAGCTATCGCCGGCGCTTGGGCTGTCCATGATGGATGGCCCATCCTCGAAGTAGGCTCAATCGGACAGATCTGCTGGCTCGTGCTGGCGACAACGGGGCTTTACGGAGGAGGAGTCGTCCTCAATGATTATTTCGATGCGGACCTAGATGCCGAGGAGCGTCCCGAACGGCCGATTCCCTCTGGAGCAGTCTCCAAACGAGGAGCCGGAATCTGGGGAGCTACATGGATGCTTACGGGAATATTCGCAGCATTTCAAGCGGGTATGATCAGTGGATGGATCGCGAGTATCATCGCATTGCTGGTCGTGCTTTATGATAGCTGGGGAAAACACCAACCCATCTTGGGCCCGATCAATATGGGGATGTGCCGAGGATTCAATCTCCTACTGGGCGTAAGTCTGGTCACGGCCGCTTTGATTCCCAAACTATGGATGGGTCTCATCCCAATTGTGTATATTGGCGCCATCACCCTCATCAGTCGAGGAGAGGTTCACGGAGGCAATCGACGACACCTCAATCTCGCTCTGGGGTTGTACGCTCTGGTCGTCCTGGCCATCTTCGGAATCGGAATTCAATCTGTTGCCCAGCCTTGGGCATTTGTCCCTTTCACCTTGCTATTTGCCTATTGGGTATTCCCTCCAGTCTGGAAAGCTCGACAAACGCCAAATGCCGGCAATGTCATGAAAGCAGTTAAAGCCGGAGTCATTGCACTCATCATGCTCAATGCCGCTATCGCAGCTTGTTTTGCTGGTTGGATCTTTGCCCTCGGGATCTTGTTGTTATTGCCTCTGTCCATGGGCTTGGCGAGGCTTTTTGCCGTAACGTAG
- a CDS encoding 3-dehydroquinate synthase — protein sequence MKRSIQQSFSVPFTYQVLFDRDIFNPENHTLQQQINRLASVLPAKVYVVIDEGVAQANPLLIPQILAYSSEFPDSMQLVVEPMLVTGGEAIKNQPEWVDKMLADVDQYGIDRHSFIIGIGGGAVLDTVGYAASIAHRGIRHIRIPTTVLSQNDSGVGVKNGINAFGKKNFIGNFAPPHAVINDSQFLETLGDRDWRAGISEAVKVALIKDLDFFEQIEQDAQALFDRQMPEMESLIFRCAEMHLDHIASGDPFEMGNSRPLDFGHWSAHKLEQMTDYALRHGEAVAIGIALDVCYSWRSGRISEEDCRRVLNTFQLVGLPIFHEMLQARDNRGVLHVLNGLEEFREHLGGQLTIMILEALGQGVEVHEMNPIWIEEAIQYLQSYELQPTT from the coding sequence ATGAAGCGATCCATTCAACAGTCTTTTTCTGTCCCATTTACCTATCAAGTGTTGTTTGACCGTGATATTTTCAACCCTGAAAACCACACGCTCCAACAGCAGATCAACCGCCTTGCCAGCGTGCTCCCCGCCAAAGTTTATGTGGTCATAGATGAGGGAGTCGCACAGGCCAATCCGCTTTTGATCCCTCAAATTCTAGCCTATAGCTCCGAATTTCCCGATTCCATGCAGCTGGTCGTTGAACCCATGCTGGTCACTGGCGGTGAAGCCATCAAAAACCAACCCGAGTGGGTAGACAAAATGCTGGCCGATGTGGATCAATATGGAATTGATCGCCACTCCTTCATCATTGGAATTGGCGGAGGGGCTGTGTTGGATACCGTGGGATACGCTGCTTCCATCGCTCATCGAGGCATCCGGCATATTCGCATTCCCACCACTGTGCTTTCCCAAAATGATTCGGGAGTTGGGGTCAAAAATGGCATCAACGCATTTGGCAAAAAGAATTTCATCGGAAATTTCGCCCCGCCTCATGCGGTCATCAATGACAGCCAATTTCTGGAAACCTTGGGAGACAGGGATTGGCGTGCCGGAATCTCAGAGGCAGTCAAAGTCGCACTGATCAAGGACCTCGATTTCTTCGAACAGATCGAGCAGGACGCTCAAGCACTGTTTGATCGTCAAATGCCCGAAATGGAATCCCTCATTTTCAGATGTGCTGAAATGCATCTGGATCATATCGCTAGTGGTGATCCCTTCGAAATGGGCAATTCCCGGCCCTTGGATTTCGGTCACTGGTCTGCCCACAAATTGGAGCAAATGACTGATTATGCCCTGCGTCATGGCGAGGCAGTGGCGATCGGGATTGCCTTGGATGTCTGTTACTCATGGCGCTCCGGGAGAATTTCTGAGGAAGATTGCCGCAGAGTATTGAATACGTTCCAACTGGTGGGACTTCCCATTTTTCACGAAATGCTGCAAGCACGGGACAATCGTGGGGTGCTCCATGTACTCAATGGCTTGGAAGAATTCCGGGAGCATCTTGGCGGTCAATTGACCATCATGATTCTGGAAGCACTGGGCCAAGGGGTGGAAGTCCACGAAATGAATCCCATCTGGATCGAAGAAGCCATCCAGTATTTGCAATCCTACGAATTACAACCCACCACCTAA
- the eboE gene encoding metabolite traffic protein EboE, whose product MQLDSPFQLTYCTNIHPGEHWDEVFQSLKTHTLPIKQSVAPDQPFGIGLRLSDLASREILAGDALTEFKAWLGEHDLYVFTMNGFPYGGFHHQRVKDEVHAPDWTTPERLAYTIRLFDILGELLPAGMEGGISTSPISYKYWHKTPADLEAATEKGIQHMLEVARHLHHWETEKGVWMHLDIEPEPDGILENTQEVLDFYRDQLIPHGIAKFGEWFGYSPEESAKLIRRYLTICYDVCHFAVAYEAPSMTFAAFEQADIPIGKIQISAALKATFPQDPQQRAPWAQAFGAFNESTYLHQVIARTQSGDLVQYPDLPQALDQILLPEVAEWRTHFHVPIFLEDYHLLQPTQDAIIATLEAIQQRPNCRHLEVETYTWDVLPKDMQTDLTSSISRELEWVLNQFA is encoded by the coding sequence ATGCAGCTAGATTCGCCTTTTCAACTCACCTATTGCACCAATATTCATCCCGGCGAACACTGGGATGAAGTTTTTCAAAGCCTAAAAACCCATACACTCCCGATCAAGCAATCCGTTGCCCCTGATCAGCCTTTTGGAATTGGTCTACGACTATCCGATCTGGCTAGTCGCGAGATTCTAGCAGGAGATGCCCTCACAGAATTCAAAGCTTGGTTGGGGGAACACGATCTCTATGTCTTCACCATGAATGGATTTCCCTATGGCGGATTTCATCATCAACGCGTGAAAGATGAGGTCCATGCACCGGATTGGACCACGCCAGAGCGATTGGCCTATACGATCCGACTATTCGATATTTTGGGGGAATTACTCCCAGCGGGTATGGAAGGCGGTATTTCCACCTCGCCCATTTCCTACAAATATTGGCACAAGACCCCTGCAGATTTGGAGGCGGCAACTGAAAAAGGCATTCAGCACATGTTGGAAGTCGCTCGCCATCTGCATCACTGGGAAACCGAAAAAGGTGTATGGATGCATCTGGACATCGAGCCGGAGCCGGATGGCATATTGGAAAATACACAGGAGGTGCTGGACTTCTATCGGGATCAACTCATTCCGCATGGTATCGCCAAATTTGGGGAATGGTTCGGATACAGCCCAGAGGAATCTGCCAAGCTCATTCGGAGATATCTCACCATTTGCTATGATGTCTGCCATTTCGCCGTAGCGTATGAGGCGCCCTCCATGACATTCGCAGCATTTGAACAGGCGGATATTCCCATTGGCAAAATCCAGATCAGCGCAGCCCTCAAGGCCACATTTCCCCAAGACCCGCAACAACGCGCTCCCTGGGCACAAGCATTTGGGGCATTCAATGAATCCACCTACCTCCATCAAGTCATCGCCCGCACACAATCTGGTGACTTGGTCCAATATCCCGATCTTCCGCAAGCACTGGATCAGATCTTGCTTCCAGAAGTCGCGGAGTGGAGAACGCATTTTCACGTACCGATCTTTCTGGAGGATTATCATTTGCTCCAACCCACCCAAGATGCCATCATCGCAACCCTGGAAGCCATTCAGCAGCGTCCCAATTGCCGGCATCTCGAAGTGGAAACCTACACGTGGGACGTGCTCCCCAAAGATATGCAGACCGACCTGACCAGTTCCATCTCACGAGAGCTGGAATGGGTACTGAATCAATTCGCCTAA
- a CDS encoding alkaline phosphatase family protein — protein MKKTVVINVVGLTPALIGTHTPFIDMWIKSGHLQTVAPILPAVTCSAQSTYLTGKMPQDHGIVANGWYFRDECEVKLWRQSNRLVQAPKIWEAAKEADPTFTCANMFWWYNMYSSVDFSVTPRPQYRADGLKLPDVYSAPAALRDELQRALGMFPLFKFWGPATSIESSQWIADASIYVDRHHNPTLTLIYLPHLDYNLQRIGVEGPRIEQDLREIDGVVRQLVEYYEGEGASVILLSEYGITPVNDPIHLNRLFRQKGWIATREEGGKELLDAGASKVFAVADHQIAHVYVQDESLLEEARKLLSETQGVELVLDRDQQQEYAIAHDRSGELVAVADGDSWFTYYYWLDDERAPDFARTVDIHRKPGYDPVEMFLDPELGVPELKVAARVLQKKLGFRYTMDVIPLDATLVKGSHGRLTEDPAHHPVFISKHPDSAESLTATDVYGKIWAHLTDK, from the coding sequence ATGAAGAAAACTGTCGTCATCAACGTCGTAGGCCTGACCCCCGCGCTCATTGGCACCCATACGCCATTCATTGACATGTGGATCAAATCCGGTCACCTTCAGACAGTTGCACCTATCTTACCAGCAGTCACCTGTTCCGCTCAGTCCACATACCTGACGGGAAAAATGCCACAGGATCACGGAATCGTAGCCAATGGCTGGTATTTCCGAGATGAATGCGAGGTGAAATTATGGCGACAGAGCAACCGATTGGTTCAGGCTCCCAAAATCTGGGAAGCTGCCAAAGAAGCTGACCCGACGTTTACCTGTGCCAACATGTTCTGGTGGTACAATATGTACTCATCGGTGGATTTCTCCGTCACGCCGCGGCCTCAGTATCGCGCCGACGGGCTGAAGTTGCCGGATGTCTATTCTGCCCCCGCTGCCTTGAGAGACGAACTGCAACGCGCTTTGGGGATGTTTCCATTGTTCAAATTCTGGGGACCAGCTACTTCCATCGAGTCCAGCCAGTGGATCGCGGACGCCTCCATCTACGTGGATCGACACCACAATCCTACCCTCACGCTCATCTACCTGCCACATCTCGACTACAACCTCCAACGGATCGGTGTAGAGGGTCCAAGGATCGAGCAGGATTTGCGTGAAATCGATGGCGTCGTCCGTCAATTGGTGGAATACTACGAAGGGGAAGGCGCGTCCGTGATTTTGCTCTCCGAGTACGGCATTACCCCCGTCAATGACCCCATCCACCTGAACCGCCTGTTTCGACAGAAAGGCTGGATCGCCACACGTGAAGAGGGCGGCAAAGAGCTGCTGGATGCCGGAGCTTCCAAGGTATTTGCCGTGGCGGATCACCAGATTGCCCATGTGTATGTGCAGGACGAATCACTGCTGGAGGAGGCCCGCAAACTCCTCTCCGAAACGCAAGGCGTGGAACTCGTACTCGATCGGGATCAACAGCAGGAATATGCAATTGCGCACGACCGGAGTGGAGAATTGGTCGCGGTGGCCGATGGAGACTCTTGGTTCACCTATTACTATTGGTTGGATGATGAGCGAGCGCCAGATTTTGCAAGGACGGTGGATATCCATCGCAAACCCGGCTATGATCCGGTGGAGATGTTTCTCGATCCAGAATTGGGGGTCCCCGAATTGAAGGTAGCCGCGAGAGTGCTACAGAAGAAGCTGGGATTCCGCTATACCATGGACGTGATTCCCCTAGATGCCACCCTCGTCAAAGGCTCTCATGGCCGCTTGACCGAAGATCCTGCACATCATCCTGTATTCATTTCCAAGCATCCCGATTCCGCCGAAAGCCTAACCGCCACTGATGTCTATGGCAAGATTTGGGCACATTTGACCGACAAGTAA
- the tesB gene encoding acyl-CoA thioesterase II: MNLTNISELPGLLQLERLEKNLFRGNSRDIGSKYVFGGQVLAQGLSAASQTVEEPRLAHSLHGYFILPGDIQAPIVYQVDRTRDGKSFTTRRVTAIQHGKAIFHMAASFQVEEEGLEHQIEMPDVPTPDQLTEVQAAMQQAIDQLPDRLRRVFNRERPVEFCPVEPLNPFQPDKHPAKRNIWIRTNGQLPDDPNMHRNALAYASDFNFITTALLPHGISWLDPKLQIASLDHAMWFHRPFRADEWLLYHIDSPNANGARGLSRGSIYNTDGVLVASVAQEGLMRLRE, translated from the coding sequence ATGAACCTTACGAATATATCCGAGCTTCCCGGCCTCCTCCAACTCGAAAGATTGGAGAAAAACCTTTTTAGAGGCAATAGCCGAGACATCGGAAGTAAATATGTGTTTGGCGGGCAGGTGCTGGCTCAAGGCTTGAGCGCCGCGTCCCAAACCGTGGAAGAACCTCGATTGGCACATTCACTGCATGGATACTTCATCCTGCCGGGAGATATTCAGGCGCCGATCGTGTACCAAGTCGATCGCACGAGAGATGGAAAGAGCTTTACGACTCGCCGCGTGACTGCAATCCAACATGGAAAAGCCATCTTTCACATGGCGGCTTCCTTCCAAGTGGAGGAGGAAGGGCTTGAGCACCAGATCGAGATGCCAGATGTGCCTACGCCCGATCAATTGACTGAGGTACAGGCGGCGATGCAACAGGCCATCGATCAGTTGCCGGACCGACTCCGGAGGGTATTCAATCGTGAGCGTCCGGTAGAATTTTGTCCGGTGGAACCCCTCAATCCGTTTCAGCCAGACAAGCATCCGGCCAAGCGCAATATCTGGATTCGTACCAATGGGCAGCTTCCGGATGATCCCAATATGCACCGGAACGCCTTGGCATACGCTTCCGATTTCAACTTCATCACAACCGCCTTGTTGCCACACGGGATCTCTTGGTTGGACCCCAAATTGCAAATTGCTTCTCTCGACCACGCCATGTGGTTCCACCGTCCATTCCGGGCCGATGAGTGGTTGCTGTATCACATCGACAGTCCCAATGCCAATGGCGCGAGAGGACTTTCGAGAGGAAGCATCTACAATACGGATGGGGTACTCGTGGCCTCAGTGGCGCAGGAAGGTCTGATGCGGCTTCGTGAATAG
- a CDS encoding asparaginase domain-containing protein: MHITFIQTGGTIDKDYPKLIRGAGFEITTPAVARLMERLNPSFTYDIVPLLQKDSLELTDDDRGKIREVILETAKTRFVITHGTDTMVETGKYLESIAGKTIILTGAMRPERFANSDAPMNVGMALAGVQTLPSGVYLAMHGILKSVGEIGRDMETGQFI, encoded by the coding sequence ATGCACATCACCTTCATCCAGACAGGGGGAACCATTGATAAGGATTATCCAAAATTGATTCGAGGTGCGGGATTTGAAATCACCACACCTGCCGTGGCCCGATTGATGGAACGATTGAATCCTTCCTTCACGTATGACATCGTGCCGCTCCTACAAAAGGACAGCCTGGAACTCACGGATGATGACCGCGGCAAAATCCGAGAGGTTATTCTTGAGACAGCCAAAACGCGATTTGTCATCACACACGGGACAGATACGATGGTGGAGACGGGGAAATATCTGGAAAGTATTGCGGGAAAAACCATCATACTGACAGGAGCGATGCGGCCTGAGCGATTTGCCAACTCCGATGCTCCCATGAATGTCGGGATGGCTTTGGCGGGCGTTCAAACCTTACCTTCGGGCGTGTATCTCGCCATGCATGGAATCCTCAAGTCGGTGGGAGAAATCGGGCGAGACATGGAAACTGGGCAGTTTATTTGA
- a CDS encoding DUF3299 domain-containing protein produces the protein MQMNVKSILLSAVLMVSSTSWALSQQSVTWQQLAQVQLVTKADPEGGLYSDIAFTSEILALDGKEIEIRGYVLPLDAQGETYALSAFPFAACFFCGGAGKESVMMLWLDKPGYSFTLDDLRTFRGKLKLVEGKDNPAYILENAAPTD, from the coding sequence ATGCAAATGAATGTCAAAAGTATCCTCCTCAGCGCAGTGCTAATGGTGTCATCGACCTCATGGGCATTGAGCCAACAATCCGTGACCTGGCAACAGCTCGCTCAAGTTCAATTGGTCACAAAAGCAGATCCTGAAGGTGGATTATATTCAGATATCGCATTTACCTCAGAGATTCTTGCGTTGGATGGTAAGGAAATTGAGATTCGGGGCTATGTCCTTCCTTTGGATGCACAGGGGGAGACCTATGCGTTGAGTGCTTTTCCATTTGCTGCGTGCTTTTTTTGCGGAGGTGCAGGCAAGGAATCGGTCATGATGCTATGGCTAGACAAACCCGGATATTCATTCACCCTAGACGATTTGAGGACCTTCCGCGGAAAACTGAAACTCGTCGAAGGCAAAGACAATCCCGCCTATATTTTGGAAAACGCCGCTCCCACTGATTGA
- a CDS encoding PLDc N-terminal domain-containing protein → MQETINDIAYFFLRSGWGTLHIIIICMVAYVVWKDSTKTRKQKIGWTALVALLPIIGLGIWLFKDRK, encoded by the coding sequence ATGCAAGAGACGATCAACGACATTGCCTACTTCTTTCTCCGCTCAGGCTGGGGAACCCTTCACATCATCATCATCTGCATGGTGGCGTATGTCGTATGGAAAGATTCGACCAAAACCCGTAAACAAAAGATCGGCTGGACGGCCTTGGTAGCGCTCCTTCCCATCATCGGGTTGGGGATCTGGCTGTTTAAAGACCGGAAGTAG